The following coding sequences are from one Eucalyptus grandis isolate ANBG69807.140 chromosome 11, ASM1654582v1, whole genome shotgun sequence window:
- the LOC104445674 gene encoding uncharacterized protein LOC104445674, which produces MADPSPRTTPDTAGGCRLGHAADTGHFSGAHTSSEDSGGGDWGSSSDSESSGDAAAAAAGVATSFRLFSESMLRMEHAEVEMAKAREALRVEAERRRAELEGEMTRMLLQTQLQVAAAVAGKGRGGGGGGGGRKRKQAEDDDRPSASTREGALLLSLLHCNLFF; this is translated from the exons ATGGCCGATCCCTCCCCCCGCACCACACCGGACACCGCCGGCGGCTGCCGCCTCGGGCACGCCGCCGACACCGGGCACTTCTCCGGCGCGCACACCTCGAGCGAGGactccggcggcggcgactgGGGCAGCTCCTCCGACTCGGAGAGCTCCGGcgacgcggcggcggcggccgcgggCGTGGCGACGAGCTTCAGGCTGTTCTCGGAGTCGATGCTGAGGATGGAGCACGCCGAGGTGGAGATGGCCAAGGCCCGGGAGGCCCTGAGGGTGGAGGCGGAGCGGAGGCGGGCGGAGCTGGAGGGCGAGATGACCCGGATGCTGCTGCAGACGCAGCTGCAGGTCGCGGCGGCCGTGGCCGGGAagggccgcggcggcggcggcggcggcggcgggaggaaGCGGAAGCAAGCCGAGGACGATGACCGGCCGTCGGCCTCCACCAG GGAAGGAGCTCTCTTGCTCAGCTTGCTGCACTGTAATCTCTTCTTCTGA
- the LOC104445677 gene encoding plant UBX domain-containing protein 4 produces MASRDKKPAKPSGSRSGGIRTLSDLNRRSGPDSDSDSDNPQEYYTGGEKSGMLVQDPSKGNDVDSIFNQARQMGAVEGPIDNLLPSSSSRSFTGTGRLLSGETVPSAPQQPETVIHNIVFWSNGFTVNDGPLRRLDDPENAAFLESIRKSECPKELEPADRRSSVHVNLIRRDEKCPEPEKHHVPFQGVGRTLGNSSTPAMAAPETAPASVDSAPTPSAGLVVDETMPSTSIQLRLADGTRIIGRFNHHHTIRDIRAFVDASRPGVSRTYQLQMMGFPPKVLTELDQTIEQAGLINSVVMQKF; encoded by the exons atGGCCTCGCGCGACAAGAAGCCGGCGAAGCCCTCCGGCAGCCGGTCCGGCGGCATCCGGACCCTCTCCGATCTGAACCGCCGGTCCGGCCCCGACTCCGACAGCGACTCCGACAACCCCCAGGAGTACTACACCGGCGGCGAGAAGAG TGGGATGCTTGTGCAAGATCCTTCAAAAGGCAATGATGTGGATTCAATCTTTAATCAGGCTAGACAAATGGGTGCTGTAGAAGGTCCTATAGACAACCTGCTTCCATCTTCAAGTTCAAGGAGCTTTACTGGAACTGGACGACTACTTTCAGGAGAAACAGTGCCGTCAGCTCCTCAGCAACCTGAGACTGTCATTCATAATATTGTTTTCTGGAGCAATGGGTTCACTGTGAATGATGGCCCTCTAAGGAGATTGGATGATCCTGAAAATGCAGCTTTCCTTGAG AGCATTAGGAAGTCTGAGTGTCCAAAAGAGCTTGAGCCTGCCGACAGGAGATCCTCTGTTCATGTGAATCTCATAAGGAGGGATGAGAAGTGCCCT GAACCAGAAAAGCATCACGTTCCATTTCAGGGTGTTGGAAGAACACTAGGAAACAGTTCTACCCCTGCAATGGCAGCGCCTGAGACCGCCCCTGCTTCTGTTGACAGTGCTCCTACCCCATCAGCGGGCCTGGTTGTGGATGAGACAATGCCATCAACTTCGATTCAGCTTAGATTGGCGGATGGAACCCGGATAATTGGACGTTTCAATCACCACCATACTATCAGGGACATCCGTGCCTTCGTTGATGCATCTAGACCTGGGGTTTCCAGGACTTACCAACTGCAGATGATGGGATTTCCTCCCAAGGTCCTGACTGAACTCGACCAGACAATAGAGCAGGCAGGCCTTATCAATTCAGTTGTCATGCAAAAGTTCTAG
- the LOC104445676 gene encoding O-fucosyltransferase 15 isoform X2 yields MGRSNGEVNDQPDEENQPGSAGFRADSLRPRSPRSSPAEPGRPRPSRFSSPDVSCDGGSSFASVKMKAWEFLWGRDKEVSRTQQRVKRRMARRWYKRRGVVLVIGLVGCFLLVNWWMLLSLQDQKVGIEGGVAGNSSSAVSFHVKKEGMKSVWKRVKPWTGVYGRLLAWAAHALAEGHKKPEPKDLWQEPFVPASAWKPCSDQRSFTSTGGNNGYIMVTANGGLNQQRVAVCNAVAIARLLNATLVVPRFLYSSVWKDVSRFSDIYQEEHFINYLTPDIRIVKELPEELQSLDLEAIGSLITDTDIRKESKPSFYVKNILPLLIQNRVVHFLGFGNRLAFDPIPSQLQRLRCRCNFHALEFVPKIQETGALLLQRVRRCPQPGLLDHYLVGPYAESMLKEKGGHSGKASKYLALHLRFEIDMVAHSLCEFGGGEEERQELEAFRKVHFPALTLLKKSSKLPSPAALREEGLCPLTPEEAVLMLAALGFKRKTYVYVAGANIYGGRSRLVALNSLYPNLVTKETLLSASELEPFKNFSSQLAALDFIVCTAADAFAMTDSGSQLSSLVSGYRIYYGGGKMPTIRPNKRRLADIFTKNNTIEWRVFEQRVRKAVRQTKHVQTRPVARSIYRYPRGNECMCFTE; encoded by the exons ATGGGAAGGTCGAACGGAGAAGTCAATGATCAACCCGACGAAGAAAACCAGCCCGGGTCGGCCGGCTTCCGGGCCGACTCGCTCCGCCCCAGGTCCCCGAGGAGCAGCCCAGCCGAGCCCGGCAGGCCCCGGCCGAGCCGGTTCTCGAGCCCCGACGTCTCTTGCGATGGTGGGTCCTCTTTTGCTTCCGTAAAGATGAAAGCTTGGGAGTTCCTGTGGGGCCGTGATAAGGAGGTCTCCAGAACTCAGCAGAGGGTGAAGAGGAGGATGGCGAGAAGGTGGTACAAGAGAAGGGGGGTCGTTTTGGTGATTGGGTTGGTGGGTTGCTTTCTCTTGGTGAATTGGTGGATGCTCTTGAGCTTGCAAGATCAAAAGGTTGGCATTGAAGGTGGAGTTGCAGGGAATTCGTCTTCTGCAGTTTCATTTCATGTCAAG AAGGAAGGCATGAAAAGTGTCTGGAAACGAGTGAAGCCTTGGACGGGTGTGTATGGAAGGTTGTTGGCTTGGGCTGCCCATGCCTTGGCAGAG GGTCATAAAAAACCTGAGCCCAAAGACTTATGGCAGGAACCATTTGTTCCAGCTTCTGCATGGAAACCTTGTTCAGATCAACG TAGCTTTACTTCTACAGGTGGTAACAATGGATACATAATGGTCACTGCAAATGGTGGGTTGAACCAGCAGAGAGTAGCT GTCTGTAATGCTGTTGCTATTGCAAGATTACTCAATGCAACTCTTGTTGTTCCACGATTTTTATACAGCAGTGTCTGGAAAGATGTTAG TCGATTCAGCGATATCTATCAGGAGGAGCATTTTATTAACTACTTGACTCCTGATATTCGGATAGTGAAGGAGCTCCCTGAAGAGCTACAATCACTAGACTTGGAGGCAATTGGCAGCCTT ATTACAGATACTGACATCAGAAAGGAATCAAAACCAAGTTTTTATGTGAAGAATATTCTTCCTCTTCTGATCCAGAATAGAGTTGTCCATTTCCTTGGATTTGGAAATCGTCTAGCATTTGACCCCATACCATCTCAATTGCAG AGACTTCGTTGCAGATGTAATTTTCACGCTCTCGAATTCGTCCCAAAGATACAAGAAACCGGGGCTTTGCTTCTTCAGAGAGTACGACGGTGTCCACAGCCTGGATTGCTAGATCATTATCTCGTAGGTCCTTATGCAGAGTCAATGCTGAAAGAAAAGGGAGGTCATTCTGGGAAAGCTTCTAAGTACCTTGCTCTGCACCTGAGGTTCGAGATTGACATGGTGGCTCATTCCCTGTGTGAATTTGGTGGAGGCGAAGAAGAGAGACAGGAATTGGAGGCATTCCGCAAAGTCCATTTCCCTGCATTGACTCTTTTAAAGAAGAGCTCGAA GTTGCCTTCTCCTGCTGCCCTGAGGGAAGAAGGCTTGTGCCCTTTGACACCTGAAGAAGCGGTGCTTATGCTAGCTGCTCttggttttaaaagaaaaacatacgTATATGTTGCTGGAGCGAATATATATGGGGGGAGGTCGAGGTTGGTTGCTTTGAACAGCTTGTATCCTAATTTGGTCACCAAGGAGACTCTTCTTTCAGCAAGTGAACTGGAACCTTTTAAAAACTTTTCGTCTCAG TTAGCTGCTTTGGACTTTATCGTCTGCACCGCAGCAGATGCCTTTGCCATGACAGACTCGGGGAGTCAGCTGTCATCCTTGGTCTCTGGTTACCGAATATATTACGGTGGAGGAAAGATGCCGACAATAAGGCCGAACAAGAGAAGACTCGCAGACATCTTTACGAAGAACAACACAATAGAATGGCGCGTGTTTGAACAGAGGGTGAGGAAAGCGGTGAGGCAAACTAAACATGTTCAAACGAGGCCAGTAGCAAGGAGCATTTACCGGTACCCGCGCGGCAACGAGTGTATGTGCTTTACCGAATAA
- the LOC104445676 gene encoding O-fucosyltransferase 15 isoform X1: protein MVTANGGLNQQRVAVCNAVAIARLLNATLVVPRFLYSSVWKDVSRFSDIYQEEHFINYLTPDIRIVKELPEELQSLDLEAIGSLITDTDIRKESKPSFYVKNILPLLIQNRVVHFLGFGNRLAFDPIPSQLQRLRCRCNFHALEFVPKIQETGALLLQRVRRCPQPGLLDHYLVGPYAESMLKEKGGHSGKASKYLALHLRFEIDMVAHSLCEFGGGEEERQELEAFRKVHFPALTLLKKSSKLPSPAALREEGLCPLTPEEAVLMLAALGFKRKTYVYVAGANIYGGRSRLVALNSLYPNLVTKETLLSASELEPFKNFSSQLAALDFIVCTAADAFAMTDSGSQLSSLVSGYRIYYGGGKMPTIRPNKRRLADIFTKNNTIEWRVFEQRVRKAVRQTKHVQTRPVARSIYRYPRGNECMCFTE, encoded by the exons ATGGTCACTGCAAATGGTGGGTTGAACCAGCAGAGAGTAGCT GTCTGTAATGCTGTTGCTATTGCAAGATTACTCAATGCAACTCTTGTTGTTCCACGATTTTTATACAGCAGTGTCTGGAAAGATGTTAG TCGATTCAGCGATATCTATCAGGAGGAGCATTTTATTAACTACTTGACTCCTGATATTCGGATAGTGAAGGAGCTCCCTGAAGAGCTACAATCACTAGACTTGGAGGCAATTGGCAGCCTT ATTACAGATACTGACATCAGAAAGGAATCAAAACCAAGTTTTTATGTGAAGAATATTCTTCCTCTTCTGATCCAGAATAGAGTTGTCCATTTCCTTGGATTTGGAAATCGTCTAGCATTTGACCCCATACCATCTCAATTGCAG AGACTTCGTTGCAGATGTAATTTTCACGCTCTCGAATTCGTCCCAAAGATACAAGAAACCGGGGCTTTGCTTCTTCAGAGAGTACGACGGTGTCCACAGCCTGGATTGCTAGATCATTATCTCGTAGGTCCTTATGCAGAGTCAATGCTGAAAGAAAAGGGAGGTCATTCTGGGAAAGCTTCTAAGTACCTTGCTCTGCACCTGAGGTTCGAGATTGACATGGTGGCTCATTCCCTGTGTGAATTTGGTGGAGGCGAAGAAGAGAGACAGGAATTGGAGGCATTCCGCAAAGTCCATTTCCCTGCATTGACTCTTTTAAAGAAGAGCTCGAA GTTGCCTTCTCCTGCTGCCCTGAGGGAAGAAGGCTTGTGCCCTTTGACACCTGAAGAAGCGGTGCTTATGCTAGCTGCTCttggttttaaaagaaaaacatacgTATATGTTGCTGGAGCGAATATATATGGGGGGAGGTCGAGGTTGGTTGCTTTGAACAGCTTGTATCCTAATTTGGTCACCAAGGAGACTCTTCTTTCAGCAAGTGAACTGGAACCTTTTAAAAACTTTTCGTCTCAG TTAGCTGCTTTGGACTTTATCGTCTGCACCGCAGCAGATGCCTTTGCCATGACAGACTCGGGGAGTCAGCTGTCATCCTTGGTCTCTGGTTACCGAATATATTACGGTGGAGGAAAGATGCCGACAATAAGGCCGAACAAGAGAAGACTCGCAGACATCTTTACGAAGAACAACACAATAGAATGGCGCGTGTTTGAACAGAGGGTGAGGAAAGCGGTGAGGCAAACTAAACATGTTCAAACGAGGCCAGTAGCAAGGAGCATTTACCGGTACCCGCGCGGCAACGAGTGTATGTGCTTTACCGAATAA